A portion of the uncultured Draconibacterium sp. genome contains these proteins:
- a CDS encoding glycosyltransferase family 4 protein, which translates to MAIKKSKVLIVATSRKTRGGITSVVKSHQAGDVWRNYDCRWLETHIDKSFLHKLMYFLKSFIIYLFILPSYNLIHIHTSEPPSALRKTIFLFVAYLFHKKTIVHFHSFSPKTTINSRYKMVYSYLFRKADTILVLSEYWKKELLDAFSLENKIKVLYNPCTEPDIKKKHNRKRQILYAGTINARKGYADLIKAFARISGKFPAWKIVFAGNGEIEQARLLAKELKIDTQVIFLGWINGIEKSKAFQEASVFCLPSYAEGFPMAVLDAWAYGLPVVTTPVGGLPDVLINGKNALVFQPGDIHELAQQLHKIIENRELRMAISEESIYLSTNLFNQSVICLQLDNIYNEMFKVEKITHKYNLTGKV; encoded by the coding sequence ATGGCTATTAAAAAAAGCAAGGTTCTAATTGTAGCCACTTCGCGAAAAACCAGAGGAGGTATTACATCCGTTGTAAAATCGCACCAAGCTGGTGATGTATGGAGAAATTATGACTGCAGATGGCTTGAGACACATATTGACAAATCATTTCTGCATAAATTAATGTACTTTTTAAAGTCTTTCATCATTTATTTATTCATACTACCTTCATACAATTTAATCCATATCCATACCAGTGAACCACCATCTGCTTTAAGAAAAACTATATTTCTGTTTGTGGCCTATCTATTCCATAAAAAAACAATTGTACATTTCCATTCATTTTCGCCCAAAACAACAATTAATAGCAGGTACAAAATGGTTTACAGTTATTTATTCCGAAAAGCAGATACAATACTGGTATTATCTGAATATTGGAAGAAAGAACTTCTTGACGCTTTTAGTCTGGAGAATAAAATAAAAGTTCTGTATAACCCTTGTACTGAACCAGACATTAAGAAGAAACATAACAGAAAAAGACAAATTCTGTATGCCGGAACAATTAATGCTCGTAAAGGGTATGCTGATTTAATAAAAGCTTTTGCCCGGATTTCCGGCAAATTCCCAGCATGGAAAATAGTATTTGCAGGCAACGGCGAAATTGAGCAAGCCAGGTTACTTGCAAAAGAACTAAAAATAGATACACAGGTAATTTTTTTGGGCTGGATAAATGGCATTGAAAAATCTAAAGCTTTTCAGGAAGCTTCAGTGTTTTGTTTACCAAGCTATGCTGAAGGGTTCCCAATGGCAGTGCTTGATGCTTGGGCTTATGGTTTGCCAGTTGTAACAACTCCTGTTGGTGGATTACCTGATGTTTTAATAAATGGAAAAAATGCTTTAGTATTTCAACCTGGTGATATACACGAATTGGCACAGCAGCTTCATAAAATAATAGAAAACAGAGAATTAAGAATGGCCATTTCTGAAGAATCTATATACTTGAGCACTAATTTATTTAACCAGTCTGTTATTTGTCTTCAGTTAGATAATATCTACAATGAAATGTTTAAAGTTGAAAAGATTACACATAAATACAACTTAACGGGTAAAGTCTGA
- the gmd gene encoding GDP-mannose 4,6-dehydratase: MMQKTALITGITGQDGAYLAEYLIKEGYVVHGIKRRASMFNTQRIDHLYQYPQIENRNLILHYGDLTDSLNLTRIIQEVQPDEIYNLAAMSHVKVSFDTPEYTANVDGIGTLRILEAVRLLNLVNKTKIYQASTSELFGMVQEVPQTEKTPFYPRSPYGVAKLYAYWITINYREAYGLHASNGILFNHESPVRGETFVTRKITRAISRIVLGMQETLFIGNMSSCRDWGHAKDYIRAMHLILQQERPDDYVIATGITTSIRDFIKKSCNKIGLSIIFQGEKENEKGYISDIDEKLFCRLIGDKYLPIIKKRTLKSEMRKNILPIVAVDPQYFRPTEVELLMGDASKAREKLGWIPEYDLDALISDMILSDIRMMQQDAFLKEGGYHIFNYFE; this comes from the coding sequence ATGATGCAAAAAACGGCTTTAATAACAGGAATCACCGGACAAGACGGAGCCTATCTGGCTGAATATTTAATAAAAGAAGGATATGTCGTTCATGGAATAAAGCGCCGGGCATCAATGTTCAATACTCAACGTATCGATCATCTTTACCAGTATCCGCAAATAGAGAATCGTAATTTGATTTTACACTACGGAGACTTAACCGACAGCTTAAATCTAACGCGAATTATACAGGAGGTTCAGCCCGATGAAATCTACAACCTGGCAGCAATGAGCCATGTAAAAGTTAGTTTCGACACTCCTGAATATACTGCAAATGTTGATGGAATAGGCACTCTTCGAATTCTTGAGGCTGTACGCTTACTCAATTTGGTAAATAAAACCAAAATTTATCAGGCATCAACTTCAGAGCTTTTCGGAATGGTGCAGGAAGTTCCTCAAACCGAAAAAACCCCATTCTATCCCCGATCTCCTTATGGCGTAGCAAAACTTTATGCCTACTGGATTACTATTAATTACAGAGAAGCATATGGATTACATGCATCAAATGGGATTTTGTTTAACCACGAATCACCTGTACGCGGTGAAACCTTTGTTACACGAAAAATTACAAGGGCTATTTCAAGAATTGTGCTGGGAATGCAAGAAACCTTATTTATCGGTAATATGTCGTCATGCAGAGACTGGGGACACGCCAAAGATTATATAAGGGCAATGCACCTTATTCTTCAGCAAGAACGGCCAGATGATTATGTTATAGCAACAGGGATAACAACGTCGATACGTGATTTTATAAAAAAATCGTGTAACAAAATTGGATTGTCAATAATCTTTCAAGGTGAAAAAGAAAATGAAAAAGGATATATTTCTGATATTGATGAAAAACTATTTTGTAGGTTAATTGGAGATAAATACCTTCCAATTATTAAAAAACGTACCTTAAAATCGGAAATGAGAAAAAATATTCTTCCAATTGTCGCTGTCGATCCTCAGTATTTTCGACCTACAGAGGTAGAATTGTTAATGGGAGATGCTTCAAAAGCCAGAGAAAAATTGGGATGGATACCGGAATATGATTTAGATGCATTAATTTCAGATATGATTCTCTCTGATATAAGAATGATGCAACAAGATGCTTTCTTAAAAGAAGGAGGTTACCACATCTTTAATTATTTTGAGTAA
- a CDS encoding WecB/TagA/CpsF family glycosyltransferase, which yields MNLHLSHLKLYNNDLNSLPNKKLLINTINAHCYNIAQNDRKYINALAKSDVLLPDGISIVLAKRLLNSKSIHKIAGSDLFFYEMERLNKSGGSCFFLGSSPETLARIKVRAGIMYPEVRIKCYSPPFVAKFTKHDNKIMLKMINRFKPDVLFIGMTAPKQEKWASKNFEKVNAGHICAIGAVFDFFAGTVSRAPNWIIKIGFEWLYRLCKEPRRLWRRYLIGNFVFVYLILKEKAESLSTRSNPRKLPSGAESV from the coding sequence ATGAATCTGCATCTCTCCCACCTGAAGCTTTATAACAATGATTTAAATAGTTTGCCAAACAAGAAGCTACTCATAAATACAATTAATGCTCATTGTTATAATATTGCCCAAAACGATCGAAAATATATAAATGCACTAGCGAAATCGGATGTTTTATTACCCGACGGAATTAGTATTGTGCTTGCAAAACGTTTATTAAACTCTAAGAGTATTCATAAAATTGCAGGATCTGATTTATTTTTTTATGAAATGGAGAGGTTAAATAAATCTGGAGGAAGTTGCTTCTTTTTAGGAAGTAGTCCTGAAACTCTTGCACGTATAAAGGTTCGTGCCGGAATTATGTACCCAGAAGTAAGGATAAAATGCTATTCGCCACCGTTTGTTGCAAAATTCACTAAACACGACAATAAAATTATGCTTAAAATGATTAATCGTTTTAAGCCAGATGTTTTGTTTATAGGGATGACAGCCCCGAAACAAGAGAAGTGGGCTTCTAAAAATTTTGAGAAAGTAAATGCCGGCCATATTTGTGCCATAGGTGCAGTTTTCGATTTCTTTGCAGGCACTGTTTCGCGCGCACCTAATTGGATTATCAAGATTGGATTTGAGTGGTTATATCGCTTATGTAAAGAACCTCGCCGACTATGGCGTAGATATTTAATCGGAAACTTTGTTTTTGTCTATCTCATTCTTAAGGAGAAAGCAGAATCACTTTCAACCAGATCAAATCCAAGGAAATTACCTTCTGGTGCTGAAAGCGTATAA
- a CDS encoding DapH/DapD/GlmU-related protein: protein MTIYNKLKKNDFLSAIRAVYLRYFAVTRSKFGYIHPTAWYRQPIMIKGIKNVYLYENTSILGNALILTVLAKFIVKKNTGIAEGLTVITGNHVSPIGRWHRFVDDTEKPGNADKDVVIEEDVWIGANVTLLSGVTIKRGAIVGAGSVCRFSSPPYSIVAGNPAKVIGFKFTPSEIIKHEKALYPEDERLSLDELNKNYRKYYCKRVKEIVNFLK from the coding sequence ATGACAATTTACAATAAGCTTAAAAAAAACGATTTTTTAAGTGCAATACGTGCTGTATATTTGAGGTACTTTGCTGTTACACGAAGCAAATTCGGATATATTCATCCTACCGCTTGGTATCGTCAGCCAATAATGATAAAGGGAATAAAAAACGTCTATTTGTACGAAAATACCAGCATTCTGGGCAATGCTTTAATTTTAACCGTGCTTGCAAAGTTTATTGTAAAAAAGAACACCGGAATTGCCGAAGGGTTAACGGTAATTACAGGAAACCATGTATCACCTATTGGAAGATGGCATCGGTTTGTTGATGACACAGAGAAACCGGGCAATGCGGATAAAGATGTTGTTATTGAAGAAGATGTTTGGATAGGTGCTAATGTTACGCTTTTATCCGGTGTTACCATTAAACGAGGCGCAATTGTAGGTGCCGGATCAGTTTGTCGCTTTTCAAGCCCCCCCTATTCCATTGTTGCCGGAAATCCTGCAAAAGTTATTGGTTTTAAATTCACCCCATCGGAAATCATAAAACATGAGAAAGCATTATATCCTGAAGATGAGCGCTTATCATTAGATGAATTAAACAAAAATTACAGAAAATACTACTGCAAACGAGTTAAAGAGATAGTCAATTTTCTTAAATAA
- a CDS encoding glycosyltransferase yields the protein MKNIVFVDTTHDYPLKYSAGNTKVEFMSRGLNMLGNKITIINSQNGTKNNYGIKVLHNSFSKSFLFPRKKYILNTIFTNYISLFIILRKLKKDEENFLIYDITKFYPFFVVVMSMAKFLGYKRIAIFHEWHKSFLVPAYRKWSYLLFDSTFGYFVTGILPISSYLLEKASKFNKPMLKLPALADFQENIKLPQIHKASYFLFCGHARFLRLISILLQAVKTTNSQSNIRVKLVLGGSPEDIEKIQHEIQALDLKNVEIYTSIPYSTLMDLYKNALALVLPLSEVNLQDKARFSQKIAEYLSSKRPIITVNVGVIQEYFKNRINAFICESLTPRELSSQFELVMNNPGLADEVGLRGFKLGLHKFDFRSNTKQLDTYLSNL from the coding sequence ATGAAAAATATTGTATTTGTTGATACTACTCATGATTATCCTTTAAAATATTCAGCAGGAAATACGAAAGTTGAATTTATGAGTAGAGGCCTCAATATGCTCGGAAATAAAATTACTATTATCAACAGTCAAAACGGGACTAAGAATAATTACGGCATAAAGGTTTTGCACAATTCCTTTTCTAAGAGCTTCCTATTCCCTCGTAAAAAATATATCCTTAATACAATTTTTACGAACTACATATCGCTATTTATAATTTTGAGAAAATTAAAAAAAGACGAAGAAAACTTCCTAATATATGATATTACTAAGTTCTATCCCTTTTTTGTGGTAGTAATGAGCATGGCTAAGTTTCTCGGCTATAAAAGAATCGCCATATTTCATGAATGGCATAAGTCTTTTTTGGTTCCCGCGTACCGGAAATGGTCATATCTTCTGTTCGACTCTACTTTCGGCTATTTTGTTACCGGAATTCTGCCAATTTCTTCTTATCTGTTAGAAAAGGCATCAAAGTTCAATAAACCTATGTTAAAACTCCCTGCCCTAGCTGATTTTCAGGAGAATATAAAATTGCCACAAATACACAAAGCTTCGTATTTTCTATTCTGTGGACATGCCAGATTTTTAAGGTTAATATCTATTTTATTGCAAGCCGTAAAAACAACCAATAGTCAATCAAATATTCGGGTAAAGTTAGTTTTAGGTGGTAGTCCGGAAGATATTGAAAAGATTCAGCATGAAATACAAGCGCTTGACTTAAAAAATGTTGAGATATATACCTCAATACCTTATAGCACATTAATGGATTTATATAAAAATGCACTTGCTCTTGTACTGCCTCTTTCGGAAGTTAATTTGCAAGATAAAGCAAGATTTAGCCAGAAAATTGCCGAGTACTTATCTTCGAAGCGTCCTATAATTACCGTAAATGTTGGAGTGATACAGGAATACTTTAAAAACCGGATTAATGCATTTATTTGCGAAAGTCTAACGCCCCGGGAACTAAGTTCTCAATTCGAACTTGTAATGAATAATCCCGGTCTGGCAGACGAAGTTGGGCTAAGAGGATTTAAACTTGGACTTCATAAATTTGATTTCAGGAGCAATACCAAACAACTTGATACATATTTAAGTAATTTATAA
- a CDS encoding HAD hydrolase family protein, protein MVIAVDFDGTIVKHKYPAIGKEIPYAIETLKLIQSKGHKIILWTYRSGKELDKAVDFCKKKGLFFHAINNNFEGEEFDNTYSRKIYADIYIDDRNILGIPEWEKIYHLLTDAKKQKLKP, encoded by the coding sequence ATGGTTATTGCGGTAGATTTTGACGGAACAATAGTAAAGCATAAATACCCGGCAATTGGGAAAGAAATTCCTTATGCCATTGAAACATTAAAACTTATCCAATCAAAAGGACACAAAATAATACTGTGGACCTATCGCTCGGGTAAGGAACTTGACAAAGCAGTCGATTTCTGCAAAAAAAAAGGTCTGTTTTTTCATGCAATAAATAACAATTTTGAAGGAGAGGAATTTGATAATACTTACAGTAGAAAGATATATGCTGATATCTATATTGACGACAGAAACATTTTAGGAATCCCTGAATGGGAAAAAATATACCATTTGCTTACTGATGCCAAGAAACAAAAACTAAAACCCTGA
- a CDS encoding T9SS type A sorting domain-containing protein — MKIFLSVIILFLTTTIAIGQTAIFLHHSTGSNVYNEGNVSDFINDYNIENGTDIQIQKRSYPNTPYPWQNYPYDYWNLWINNECNNNSSGIECLESIATSYDIIAWKHCFPGAGIKDGNAEGDISSSIKTLANYKLQYRALRDKMDELSDTHFVVWTLAPLHRLATNRQDAARAGEFVEWVKNQWLNEDGKDHQNIHIFDFFGIVAQTEENPDHGFQYALKYDFERSHDDSDSHPNTIANETAGPLFAQFIIDVALDLVLSTGLIDSRYEKLEAYPNPTSGPISIINENIPIQTKIVVYNSFGQKVLEKDSDVTELNISEFSEGIYYLKVGNKVLKVVKK, encoded by the coding sequence ATGAAAATATTTCTATCAGTCATTATTTTATTTCTTACAACAACTATAGCCATTGGTCAAACCGCCATCTTCCTTCATCATTCCACAGGTTCCAACGTATATAACGAAGGGAATGTATCGGATTTTATAAATGATTACAACATAGAAAATGGAACCGATATTCAAATTCAGAAACGATCTTATCCCAATACTCCCTATCCCTGGCAAAATTATCCTTACGACTACTGGAACCTTTGGATTAACAACGAATGCAATAATAATAGCAGCGGAATTGAATGTCTGGAAAGTATTGCCACGTCATACGATATTATTGCATGGAAACACTGTTTTCCGGGTGCCGGAATAAAAGACGGTAATGCGGAAGGAGATATAAGTAGTAGCATTAAAACACTTGCCAATTACAAACTTCAATACCGGGCTTTACGCGACAAAATGGATGAATTATCCGACACGCATTTCGTTGTTTGGACTCTTGCTCCATTACACCGGCTGGCCACCAACAGGCAGGATGCAGCCAGAGCAGGCGAATTTGTAGAATGGGTGAAAAATCAGTGGTTAAATGAAGATGGAAAAGACCACCAGAATATTCATATTTTTGATTTTTTCGGTATTGTTGCCCAAACTGAAGAAAATCCGGATCATGGTTTTCAATATGCCCTGAAATACGATTTTGAGCGTTCTCATGATGATAGTGACTCGCATCCGAACACAATCGCAAATGAAACTGCAGGACCTCTTTTTGCACAGTTTATAATTGATGTAGCTCTGGATCTGGTTCTAAGTACTGGATTAATTGATTCTCGTTATGAGAAACTGGAAGCATATCCAAATCCTACTTCCGGCCCAATAAGTATAATAAATGAAAATATCCCGATACAGACGAAAATTGTAGTTTATAATTCATTTGGCCAAAAAGTACTTGAAAAGGATAGTGATGTTACAGAGCTTAATATTAGTGAATTTTCAGAAGGAATCTATTATTTAAAAGTAGGCAACAAAGTACTGAAAGTAGTAAAAAAATAA
- a CDS encoding GDP-L-fucose synthase has translation MKKLSKIYVAGHNGLVGSAICKNLVSKGYKNIVGKTVDELDLIDSVAVDQYFEEEKPEYIFLAAAKVGGIIANNTYRGQFIYENLMIQNNIIHSAWKHDVKKLLFLGSTCIYPKEAPQPMKEDYLLTSPLEYTNEPYAIAKIAGIKMCESYNIQYNTNFISVMPTNLYGPNDNFHLENSHVLPALLRKIYLAKQLEDNNLTAIKNDLNKRPIRNVCGMDSENTILKTLKEYGIFASQQKLQVDIWGSGKPMREFLWSEEMADACVYIMENVDFKDIITTKTSVFKNEIRNTHINIGTGKEISIRDLAYLIKTKIGFNGDLVFNTNKPDGTMRKLTDVSKLNLLGWHHKIDIAEGLDKFIDWYKGN, from the coding sequence ATGAAAAAATTAAGTAAAATTTATGTGGCAGGCCACAATGGTTTGGTTGGCTCTGCAATTTGTAAGAATCTTGTAAGCAAAGGATATAAAAACATTGTTGGCAAAACAGTTGATGAACTTGACCTTATTGATTCTGTTGCCGTAGATCAATATTTTGAAGAAGAAAAGCCTGAATATATTTTTCTGGCTGCTGCCAAAGTCGGCGGAATAATTGCAAATAATACTTACCGCGGCCAATTTATTTACGAGAATCTGATGATACAAAACAATATTATTCATAGTGCCTGGAAACATGATGTGAAAAAGTTATTGTTTCTTGGAAGTACCTGTATTTATCCGAAAGAAGCGCCTCAGCCAATGAAGGAAGATTACTTACTAACTAGCCCACTTGAATATACCAATGAGCCATATGCTATTGCAAAAATTGCAGGTATAAAAATGTGCGAAAGCTATAACATACAATACAATACAAATTTTATTTCAGTAATGCCCACCAACCTTTATGGTCCTAACGATAATTTTCATCTCGAAAATTCACACGTCCTGCCTGCTCTTTTGCGTAAAATTTATCTTGCCAAACAACTTGAGGATAATAATCTGACTGCCATTAAAAATGATCTTAATAAGCGTCCTATAAGAAACGTATGCGGGATGGATTCTGAAAATACAATATTAAAGACATTAAAAGAGTACGGTATTTTTGCTTCTCAGCAAAAATTACAAGTAGATATTTGGGGTAGCGGCAAGCCTATGCGTGAATTTTTATGGAGTGAGGAAATGGCTGATGCTTGTGTTTATATTATGGAAAATGTTGATTTCAAGGATATAATAACAACAAAAACTTCGGTCTTTAAAAACGAAATTAGAAATACCCATATAAATATTGGTACAGGTAAAGAAATTAGTATTCGAGACTTAGCATACTTGATAAAAACAAAAATTGGTTTTAATGGAGATCTTGTATTTAATACCAACAAACCGGATGGAACAATGCGTAAACTAACCGATGTCTCAAAACTTAATTTGCTAGGTTGGCATCACAAAATTGATATTGCCGAGGGCTTAGACAAATTCATTGATTGGTATAAAGGAAATTAG
- a CDS encoding sugar transferase: protein MIKERESTFERINVVIQIFWTLICFYAVLWFKGIVSKENVLETQDHLILAIVIIPVWFLLLEMYEMGTMARIQRYRTILKKYIFLNLIGTVILYLVFHIFNLYSIPGTIFLVFGVANIFVLSMQKIAGRMVINFFRKKGYNYRTILIIADESSIPFIQQIIETDRWGYRIRGIVTNSEKIQNEFGDQYPIHPESEDFEHLIDEKVIDEVFFCKHDFDTNSIRQLINECREIGVGFHLHNKVLSFGGIAPRLTFLNRQFFLSFRNTPENYITLQIKGAIDFFLSLLFLTMVSPFMLLIALLIKMEDGGPIIFKQVRVGKHGRLFNCLKFRTMVVNAEEMKEKLMELNEQDGPVFKIKNDPRITKVGKFLRKTSLDELPQFINVLIGDMSIVGPRPPVPSEVKLYKRCLIRRLSVTPGITCIWQVSGRNNIPFDKWMEMDMQYIDNWSLTLDFIIMLKTLKVILNHDGQ from the coding sequence ATGATAAAGGAACGAGAATCCACATTTGAAAGAATTAATGTGGTTATCCAAATATTCTGGACATTAATTTGTTTTTACGCGGTATTGTGGTTTAAAGGAATTGTCTCGAAAGAAAATGTTTTAGAAACACAGGACCATTTGATATTAGCGATTGTTATTATTCCTGTCTGGTTTTTACTTCTGGAAATGTATGAAATGGGAACGATGGCCCGTATTCAACGGTATAGAACCATCCTTAAGAAATACATATTTCTAAACCTCATAGGTACTGTTATTCTATATCTCGTTTTCCATATCTTCAATTTATACTCAATACCGGGAACCATTTTCTTAGTGTTTGGTGTAGCAAATATTTTTGTTCTTTCAATGCAAAAGATTGCCGGAAGAATGGTGATAAATTTTTTTAGAAAAAAAGGATATAATTATAGAACCATTCTAATTATTGCCGATGAAAGCAGCATTCCTTTTATACAGCAAATAATTGAAACCGATCGATGGGGATACCGAATAAGAGGTATCGTTACAAATTCCGAGAAGATACAGAATGAATTTGGCGATCAATATCCGATACATCCCGAAAGTGAAGATTTTGAGCATTTAATTGATGAAAAGGTTATTGACGAAGTGTTTTTCTGCAAACATGATTTTGATACGAACTCAATAAGGCAGCTTATAAACGAATGCAGAGAAATTGGTGTAGGTTTTCATCTCCATAACAAGGTGCTTTCGTTTGGTGGTATTGCTCCACGACTTACATTTCTAAACCGACAATTCTTTCTGTCGTTTAGAAATACTCCTGAAAACTATATTACACTTCAGATAAAAGGAGCTATTGATTTCTTTTTATCCTTACTGTTTTTAACAATGGTTTCTCCTTTTATGTTACTTATTGCCCTGTTAATAAAAATGGAAGACGGAGGCCCTATTATTTTTAAGCAAGTTAGAGTTGGAAAACACGGTCGTTTATTTAATTGTTTAAAATTCAGAACAATGGTTGTTAACGCCGAAGAAATGAAAGAAAAGTTAATGGAACTAAATGAACAAGATGGGCCTGTTTTTAAAATAAAAAATGATCCTAGAATTACGAAAGTCGGTAAATTTCTACGAAAAACATCATTAGATGAGCTACCACAATTTATAAATGTGCTTATAGGAGACATGTCAATTGTTGGCCCAAGACCGCCTGTACCTTCCGAGGTTAAGCTATACAAACGCTGCTTGATTAGGAGGTTAAGTGTAACCCCCGGAATTACCTGCATCTGGCAAGTTTCAGGCAGGAATAATATTCCGTTTGACAAATGGATGGAAATGGACATGCAATATATTGATAATTGGTCGTTAACACTTGATTTTATTATAATGCTAAAAACATTGAAGGTGATTCTAAATCACGACGGGCAATAA
- a CDS encoding serine acetyltransferase, whose translation MIENRAGLKYYLSEDLKRFGEKPSIKDWFLKNEVWYIYKYQRHLRYVEYYKNTGKSKILFFYHFLRYKRMCFKLKIDIKPNNMAPGFRIYHLGALIRIKPNCKIGKNCSLMPGVVIGNKKLHSDYSWVNIGDNCYIGLGAKIFGEVTIGDNVVIGANSVVTKNISDNCVVAGIPAKVIKRNGKKLKTI comes from the coding sequence ATGATTGAGAACCGAGCTGGTTTAAAATATTATTTATCAGAGGACTTAAAAAGGTTCGGCGAAAAACCGTCTATAAAAGACTGGTTTTTAAAAAATGAGGTTTGGTATATTTACAAATATCAACGCCATCTTCGCTATGTAGAATATTATAAGAACACAGGAAAATCAAAGATCCTGTTTTTCTATCATTTTCTTAGGTATAAGAGAATGTGTTTTAAGCTTAAGATCGATATTAAACCTAATAATATGGCTCCTGGTTTCAGGATATATCATTTAGGTGCATTGATAAGAATAAAACCTAACTGTAAAATAGGTAAAAATTGCTCGCTAATGCCAGGCGTTGTAATTGGGAATAAAAAACTACATTCTGATTATAGTTGGGTTAACATTGGTGATAATTGTTATATCGGATTGGGAGCCAAAATATTTGGAGAGGTTACTATTGGAGATAATGTGGTAATCGGTGCAAATTCAGTAGTTACAAAGAACATTTCAGATAATTGTGTAGTTGCCGGAATTCCCGCTAAAGTAATTAAGCGGAACGGAAAAAAATTGAAAACGATATAA